In a genomic window of Deinococcus ruber:
- the mobA gene encoding molybdenum cofactor guanylyltransferase gives MGATEAGKLRQLPAAAITAGGQSRRFGQDKATFVMGGQTLLERVAGSLEHFEPRLLVAPAGKYVQDGWQQLSDTRPGEGPLAGLETALRAAPPGWLAFSAVDLPFLTRAYWARLADAVQPDVQAVYGLDVRGRRQPLAALYHTSALPAVTALLDAGERRMLTLLDTLPGVALDWAQLQAFGERLYQNFNTPDSAGV, from the coding sequence ATGGGCGCTACGGAAGCTGGGAAGCTGAGGCAGTTGCCAGCGGCAGCGATTACCGCCGGGGGCCAGTCGCGGCGCTTCGGGCAGGATAAGGCGACGTTCGTAATGGGCGGCCAGACGCTGCTGGAACGGGTGGCGGGCAGCCTGGAGCACTTCGAGCCGCGCCTGCTGGTCGCCCCGGCGGGAAAGTACGTGCAGGACGGCTGGCAACAGCTTTCAGATACCCGCCCCGGAGAGGGGCCGCTGGCCGGGCTGGAAACCGCACTGCGGGCCGCGCCGCCCGGCTGGCTGGCTTTCAGCGCCGTCGATCTGCCGTTTCTGACGCGGGCGTATTGGGCAAGGCTGGCAGACGCGGTGCAGCCGGACGTGCAGGCGGTGTACGGGCTGGACGTCCGCGGCAGGCGGCAACCGCTGGCAGCGCTGTACCACACTTCCGCGCTGCCAGCGGTGACGGCGCTGCTGGACGCAGGAGAACGGCGCATGCTGACCCTGCTGGACACCCTGCCGGGCGTGGCGCTGGACTGGGCACAGCTTCAGGCATTCGGAGAGCGGCTCTATCAAAACTTCAATACCCCGGACAGCGCCGGAGTGTAG